A portion of the Flavobacterium limnophilum genome contains these proteins:
- a CDS encoding putative transporter, whose protein sequence is MFEWFKILFTPTDEPEMTQALIVLFLAISVGFFVGRIKIGSVSLGVSAVMFVGLFLGHLGYTMDAELIQFVREFGLILFVYGIGIQVGPSFFSSFKKEGLIFNALGVGTVFLGGIITYLIHLLVNVKIENAVGLMSGSVTNTPGLGAAKSTLIEIQKQLNLPADHFSDPAIAYAITYPVGVFGIILIIILAKNFLRIDLSKEAIKLNEKNKDSENKIVRQKCRVTKPEVIGKTIKQVFKEFHIDNVIISRQKHSGTKAVSSPSIDTILQEKDVLMVVAKQKDIDAFINIVGKVSTDLFIESEADITTKILSVTKKTATHKTLAQLDLYNQYDVRVTRVIRSGLEILAQPSLELYYGDTLMVVGDKQAIHEAEKIIGNSKKILLEPDFLSLFGGLIFGVIIGSIPILIPSLPVPLKLGLAAGPLLAALFISRYGGVGVIHSYINNGAIHFMKDFGICLFFAAVGIKAGHGFYDNFIANNGMMWIYYGCYITFIPLTILVLISRFVFKLNFYQMVGIMSGSYTDPAALAFSNKYLDSDIPNQSYATVYPLVTISRILVAQLLILLFAS, encoded by the coding sequence ATGTTTGAATGGTTTAAAATATTATTTACTCCGACCGACGAGCCGGAAATGACACAAGCCTTAATTGTATTATTCTTGGCTATAAGTGTCGGTTTTTTTGTGGGACGAATCAAAATTGGCAGTGTTTCATTGGGAGTATCAGCCGTAATGTTCGTGGGTCTTTTTTTAGGACATTTAGGTTACACCATGGATGCGGAATTAATTCAATTCGTGCGAGAATTTGGTTTAATCCTGTTTGTTTATGGTATCGGTATTCAAGTGGGACCTTCTTTCTTTTCTTCTTTCAAAAAGGAGGGATTAATTTTCAATGCTTTGGGCGTTGGAACCGTATTTTTAGGCGGAATTATTACGTATTTAATCCATTTATTGGTCAATGTAAAAATTGAAAATGCCGTTGGATTAATGTCGGGTTCGGTTACCAATACCCCGGGATTGGGGGCTGCCAAGTCAACCCTTATCGAAATTCAAAAACAATTGAATCTTCCTGCCGACCACTTTTCGGATCCCGCCATTGCTTATGCCATCACTTATCCTGTTGGGGTTTTCGGGATTATCCTAATCATAATCTTGGCAAAAAACTTTTTGAGAATAGATTTGTCCAAAGAAGCCATCAAGCTGAATGAAAAAAACAAGGATTCCGAAAACAAGATTGTTCGCCAAAAATGCAGGGTTACCAAGCCTGAAGTCATAGGAAAAACAATCAAACAGGTATTCAAGGAATTCCATATCGATAATGTCATCATCTCCAGACAAAAGCATAGCGGAACAAAAGCAGTTTCCTCTCCTTCGATAGACACCATCTTACAAGAAAAAGACGTATTGATGGTTGTGGCCAAACAAAAAGATATTGATGCATTTATCAATATTGTCGGTAAAGTTTCAACCGATTTGTTTATCGAATCCGAAGCCGACATTACCACAAAAATACTTAGTGTTACCAAAAAAACGGCCACCCACAAAACATTGGCACAACTGGATTTGTACAATCAATATGATGTGAGGGTTACCCGTGTCATTCGTTCGGGATTGGAAATCTTGGCACAACCTTCTTTGGAACTTTATTATGGTGATACTTTGATGGTGGTTGGAGACAAACAAGCCATTCACGAAGCTGAAAAAATTATAGGAAACTCCAAAAAAATACTATTGGAACCGGATTTTCTTTCCCTTTTTGGCGGACTGATTTTTGGAGTTATCATCGGTTCCATTCCCATCTTGATTCCTTCTTTGCCAGTTCCTTTAAAATTAGGATTGGCTGCCGGACCACTTTTGGCTGCGCTATTCATCAGTAGATATGGAGGAGTTGGAGTAATTCACTCTTACATCAACAACGGTGCGATACATTTCATGAAGGATTTCGGGATTTGTTTGTTCTTTGCTGCCGTTGGTATCAAAGCCGGTCATGGTTTCTATGACAATTTTATCGCAAACAACGGAATGATGTGGATTTATTATGGTTGTTATATTACTTTCATACCATTGACAATTTTAGTGCTGATTAGCCGATTTGTGTTTAAACTCAATTTTTATCAAATGGTGGGAATTATGAGTGGTTCTTATACCGATCCCGCTGCCTTGGCATTTAGTAACAAATACTTGGATTCTGACATCCCTAACCAATCGTATGCCACGGTTTATCCTTTGGTAACCATCAGCAGGATTTTGGTTGCACAATTGCTCATCTTGCTTTTTGCGAGTTGA
- the pckA gene encoding phosphoenolpyruvate carboxykinase (ATP): MKNIKIIQELHDLGITGYHEVVYNPSYEELYEAEVSHKRKGYEKGALTDTGAVAVKTGIFTGRSPKDRYIVKDDITKDTICWDKESGISSPNYPTTKEVWDDLKALTLEQLSTSPKLYVVDAFCGTNVDTRLKVRFVMEVAWQAHFVTNMFIRPSIYELQNFGEPDFIVMNGSKATNPNWAAQGLNSENFVVFNLTEKIQIIGGTWYGGEMKKGMFAMMNYYLPLKGMASMHCSANVGEKGDVAVFFGLSGTGKTTLSADPKRYLIGDDEHGWDNNGVFNFEGGCYAKVIDLSEQNEPDIWRAIKRDALLENVIVDEYGEINYYDHSITENSRVSYPIYNINKIVLPSKAGHASKIIYLSADAFGVLPPVSILDDDQAQYHFLCGYTSKLAGTERGITAPEPSFSPAFGEAFLTLHPTQYSKTLIGKMKEHNAKAYLVNTGWNGTGKRISLKNTRAIIDAIISGEIDAAEKREIPFLNLTIPTALPNVSEGILDPRDTYATEEEWTVKAKDLASRYIKYFDQYTNTEEGKRLVKAGPSLEANSVEA, encoded by the coding sequence ATGAAAAACATTAAAATTATTCAAGAATTACACGATTTAGGAATCACGGGCTATCATGAAGTGGTTTATAATCCTTCTTATGAAGAATTATATGAAGCAGAAGTGTCTCATAAAAGAAAAGGATATGAAAAAGGAGCTTTGACAGATACGGGTGCTGTAGCGGTTAAAACAGGGATTTTTACGGGACGTTCACCAAAAGACAGATATATTGTTAAAGATGATATTACCAAAGATACCATTTGCTGGGATAAAGAATCAGGTATTAGCTCTCCAAACTATCCAACAACAAAAGAAGTTTGGGACGATTTAAAAGCACTTACATTAGAACAACTTTCAACTTCTCCCAAATTATATGTAGTTGATGCATTTTGCGGAACAAATGTCGATACAAGACTTAAAGTGCGTTTCGTGATGGAAGTGGCTTGGCAAGCGCATTTTGTTACCAACATGTTTATCAGACCTTCTATTTATGAATTGCAAAATTTTGGCGAGCCTGATTTCATCGTAATGAACGGTTCTAAAGCAACAAATCCAAATTGGGCAGCGCAAGGTTTGAATTCTGAAAACTTCGTGGTCTTCAATCTTACCGAAAAAATTCAAATTATCGGTGGAACATGGTACGGTGGAGAAATGAAAAAAGGAATGTTCGCCATGATGAACTATTACCTACCATTAAAAGGAATGGCTTCCATGCACTGTTCTGCCAATGTGGGCGAAAAAGGAGACGTTGCCGTGTTCTTTGGTCTTTCTGGAACAGGAAAAACAACTTTGTCTGCCGATCCAAAACGATATTTGATTGGTGACGACGAACACGGATGGGACAACAACGGAGTCTTCAATTTTGAAGGAGGTTGTTATGCAAAAGTGATCGACTTGAGCGAACAAAACGAACCAGACATTTGGAGAGCTATCAAAAGAGACGCTTTGTTGGAAAATGTAATCGTTGACGAGTATGGAGAAATCAATTATTACGATCATTCCATCACTGAAAACTCAAGAGTTTCTTATCCAATTTATAATATCAACAAAATTGTATTGCCTTCTAAAGCGGGACACGCCAGCAAAATCATCTATCTATCTGCCGATGCATTTGGAGTATTGCCTCCAGTATCTATTCTAGATGATGACCAAGCACAATACCACTTCCTTTGCGGATATACTTCTAAATTAGCCGGAACCGAAAGAGGAATTACTGCTCCAGAACCATCTTTCTCTCCAGCTTTTGGTGAAGCTTTCTTGACATTACACCCAACACAATATTCTAAAACATTGATTGGAAAAATGAAAGAGCACAATGCAAAAGCCTATCTTGTAAACACAGGTTGGAACGGAACAGGAAAAAGAATTTCTTTGAAAAACACAAGAGCCATCATCGATGCCATTATCAGCGGAGAAATTGATGCAGCTGAAAAAAGAGAGATTCCATTCTTGAATTTAACAATTCCAACAGCCTTGCCAAATGTAAGCGAAGGAATTTTGGATCCAAGAGATACGTATGCCACAGAAGAAGAATGGACGGTTAAAGCTAAAGACTTGGCTTCTCGTTACATCAAATACTTCGATCAATATACAAACACCGAAGAAGGAAAACGTTTAGTAAAAGCGGGGCCTTCATTAGAAGCGAATTCTGTTGAAGCATAA
- a CDS encoding threonine/serine ThrE exporter family protein, producing MIEEKETQRVLELLTEIGELMMISGAHTARIIRNLERIAKGLGYNCELVLTYTGIVISIYKENKHKAHTLARTVRAKGINFETISEISILSWDVLENKISIDEIKSRLAQVRTRKVYTDFQLYFWAPFASVALCMLFDGDWIQSLIVYISTFIGFYARRNMVLRHHNHLMAFFVASTISISIIHLAGLLFNVEIKQALIVSILYLIPGVVMINSFIDYLEGYFESGTARFIYFSMAIFMLAFGFFVSNTIFSLPFVNSISAFDFSNLQTQVVEAYQPTGIALHTSKLIFGGITSLGFALIFNTSKRAMWTVFILGAVGYYIKYLLFKECDVNLILSIFVASSFVGISGMYFAHRAHTPPIIFMIPAVINMIPGLLSYEFMMGMINWISNDKGQKPSVEEVIQTFSYGISTVFILFALAFGVAFPIIVFKSYTVKGKDLNVLIKKLFTKNV from the coding sequence ATGATTGAAGAAAAAGAAACCCAAAGAGTACTGGAATTACTTACCGAAATTGGTGAATTAATGATGATAAGCGGTGCCCACACTGCCAGAATTATTAGAAATTTAGAAAGAATCGCCAAAGGTTTGGGGTACAATTGCGAATTAGTTTTGACCTATACCGGAATTGTAATATCTATTTACAAAGAAAACAAACACAAGGCACATACACTTGCCAGAACGGTTCGAGCCAAAGGAATCAATTTTGAAACCATTTCGGAAATAAGTATTTTGTCTTGGGATGTATTGGAAAATAAAATTTCAATTGACGAGATCAAGTCAAGATTGGCTCAAGTAAGAACAAGAAAAGTATATACTGATTTTCAACTCTATTTTTGGGCTCCCTTTGCCAGTGTGGCGCTGTGCATGCTTTTTGACGGAGATTGGATTCAATCCTTAATTGTATATATATCCACATTTATAGGGTTTTATGCCCGAAGAAATATGGTGCTGAGGCATCACAACCACTTAATGGCTTTTTTCGTCGCTTCCACTATTTCAATATCCATCATTCATTTAGCAGGTTTGCTATTCAATGTCGAAATCAAACAAGCCTTGATTGTTTCGATATTGTATCTTATTCCGGGCGTGGTTATGATTAATTCGTTTATTGATTATCTAGAAGGTTATTTCGAATCGGGTACGGCTCGATTTATCTATTTTTCGATGGCTATTTTTATGCTGGCTTTTGGTTTTTTTGTGTCCAATACGATTTTTAGCCTGCCATTTGTAAATTCTATCAGCGCTTTTGATTTCTCCAATTTACAAACCCAAGTTGTGGAAGCGTATCAACCTACCGGAATAGCCTTGCATACTTCCAAATTAATTTTTGGTGGAATTACTTCTTTGGGATTTGCACTGATATTCAATACTTCAAAAAGAGCAATGTGGACCGTTTTCATACTCGGAGCCGTTGGATATTACATCAAATACCTTTTATTTAAAGAATGTGACGTCAACTTAATCTTGTCCATTTTTGTGGCTTCTTCGTTTGTGGGAATTTCGGGAATGTATTTCGCCCACAGAGCACACACACCACCTATTATTTTTATGATTCCAGCCGTTATCAACATGATTCCTGGGCTGCTTAGTTATGAATTTATGATGGGAATGATCAATTGGATCAGCAATGACAAAGGACAAAAGCCTTCTGTAGAAGAAGTTATCCAAACTTTTTCTTATGGAATTAGCACCGTTTTTATTCTTTTTGCTCTTGCTTTTGGAGTCGCATTCCCAATAATTGTGTTCAAATCCTATACCGTGAAAGGAAAAGATTTGAATGTATTGATTAAAAAGTTGTTTACAAAAAATGTCTGA